A section of the Centropristis striata isolate RG_2023a ecotype Rhode Island chromosome 7, C.striata_1.0, whole genome shotgun sequence genome encodes:
- the LOC131974380 gene encoding uncharacterized protein LOC131974380: protein MLLLVVFFLAVLHRRKRSNKTVTPGRLEGNGNNTKEDDRSSRAQSAENNTWDSETGWRKSFTAVRAKSANAILFTSPFCAPVKDQESLQTQSKDAENQDEGEQKLGDESEVKGGIQTENGTNSTDVIKHAKQSDAGRNLDGNPTNTDTVPYLSIGTNQNKAGPDGCNKGQRSQAGRVMGRVSTWPPTAVQWQARCKIKEEEEEEEGSDVLTVWTRKFPDEVKKEEHPSDSDEDRKEELNETNYVENSLKMTESHMKSGLSQSSKPNDKTTSSSEAVSHTDTGPEEQLEKEMSQNLKISSAHKKSSKKAEQRDGAKRAVASRQRPENRSSKAPSGGASPDDETLLSGNEYAVMGLLHEVVQNNGRWTRERWRQNHANKQRHQDRGTERV from the coding sequence ATGCTCCTGTTGGTGGTGTTCTTCCTGGCGGTGCTGCATCGGAGGAAACGCAGCAACAAGACGGTGACGCCTGGACGTCTAGAGGGAAACGGAAACAACACGAAAGAAGACGACAGATCGAGTCGTGCTCAGTCTGCAGAAAACAACACGTGGGACTCAGAGACTGGATGGAGGAAATCCTTCACTGCAGTCAGAGCTAAGTCAGCTAATGCTATTCTCTTTACGTCTCCTTTCTGTGCTCCTGTGAAAGATCAGGAGAGTTTACAAACTCAGTCAAAAGACGCAGAAAACCAAGACGAAGGAGAGCAGAAACTAGGAGATGAGAGTGAAGTAAAAGGAGGAATCCAGACAGAAAATGGAACAAACTCCACTGAtgtaataaaacatgcaaaacaatcaGATGCAGGTAGAAATCTAGACGGAAACCCCACCAACACTGACACTGTTCCTTACCTGAGCATCGGTACAAACCAGAACAAAGCCGGTCCCGATGGTTGCaacaaaggtcaaaggtcacaggctGGGAGAGTGATGGGGAGGGTCTCCACCTGGCCCCCCACTGCTGTCCAGTGGCAGGCAAGATGTAaaataaaggaggaggaggaggaggaggaggggtctGATGTCCTCACTGTTTGGACAAGAAAGTTTCCAGATGAGGTGAAGAAAGAGGAGCATCCCTCTGATAGTGACGAGGACAGAAAGGAAGAGCTAAACGAGACAAATTATGTTGAAAATTCCCTAAAAATGACTGAATCTCACATGAAGTCGGGACTCTCTCAGTCCTCAAAACCAAATGACAAGACCACTTCTTCCAGCGAGGCTGTttcccacactgacacagggccAGAGGAGCAGTTAGAGAAGGAGATGAGCCAGAATCTAAAGATTAGTTCTGCACACAAGAAGAGCAGCAAGAAGGCAGAACAGAGGGACGGAGCGAAGCGAGCTGTGGCGAGCAGACAGAGGCCAGAGAACAGGAGCTCTAAGGCTCCATCTGGTGGCGCCTCGCCGGACGATGAAACTCTGCTGTCTGGAAACGAGTACGCCGTCATGGGTCTGCTGCACGAAGTGGTGCAGAACAACGGGCGCTGGACCAGAGAGAGGTGGAGGCAGAACCACGCCAACAAGCAGCGGCATCAGGACCGAGGCACAGAGAGAGTGTAG